Proteins encoded by one window of Halobaculum halobium:
- the purF gene encoding amidophosphoribosyltransferase: MSHGDPGEGAAAPVTSITEPLDDGSREPTPTDGPTEKCGVVGVALDDRAAARPLYYSLYALQHRGQDSAGIATHDGFQQHSHVEMGLVGDAFTQTDLDDLAGSAGIGHVRYPTAGSVNTRCAQPFSVSFKSGALGLAHNGNLVNADDIRDELAATGHAFTTQGDTEVIAHDLARNLLESDLIRAVKRTMSRIHGSYSLTVMHDDTVMGVRDPQGNRPLCIGKLDDGYVLASESAAIDTLDGELVRDVRPGELVVLESDGSGFDSYRLFEEDNSAHCFFEHVYFARPDSVIDDTLVYEARRDLGRALWDEAGIDSDVVMPVPDSGRAFASGYADAAAEDGADVEFAEGLMKNRYVGRTFIMPTQDERERAVRLKLNPIRSTVEGKTVTLIDDSIVRGTTSTQLVQLLRDAGAEAVHVRIGAPAIIAPCYMGIDMATREELIAADQSVEEVREEIGADSLSYLSVDAVAGALSSTTADLCLGCVTGEYPYDIDGEATDRDVTRPTVGAPSPADD; this comes from the coding sequence ATGTCACACGGCGACCCCGGTGAGGGGGCGGCGGCACCGGTCACTTCGATCACCGAACCGCTCGACGACGGCTCGCGCGAGCCGACCCCCACCGACGGGCCGACCGAGAAGTGCGGCGTCGTCGGCGTCGCGCTCGACGACCGCGCCGCCGCGCGACCGCTGTACTACTCGCTGTACGCGCTTCAGCACCGCGGACAAGACTCCGCCGGGATCGCCACCCACGATGGGTTCCAGCAACACAGCCACGTCGAGATGGGACTCGTCGGCGACGCCTTCACCCAGACGGACCTCGACGACCTCGCCGGATCGGCGGGGATCGGTCACGTTCGATATCCGACCGCTGGCAGCGTCAACACCCGCTGTGCGCAGCCGTTCTCGGTGTCGTTCAAATCCGGCGCACTTGGGCTTGCGCACAACGGGAATCTGGTCAACGCAGACGACATCCGCGACGAACTCGCGGCGACGGGTCACGCGTTCACCACGCAGGGGGACACGGAGGTCATCGCTCACGACCTCGCGCGCAATCTCCTCGAATCGGATCTCATCCGCGCCGTCAAGCGGACGATGAGCCGGATCCACGGCTCGTACTCGCTCACCGTCATGCACGACGATACGGTCATGGGCGTGCGCGACCCGCAGGGGAACCGCCCGCTGTGCATCGGCAAGCTGGACGACGGCTACGTCCTCGCCAGTGAATCCGCCGCGATCGACACGCTCGACGGCGAACTCGTCCGCGACGTACGACCTGGGGAACTAGTGGTTCTCGAGAGCGACGGCAGCGGCTTCGACTCGTACCGACTGTTCGAGGAGGACAACTCCGCACACTGCTTCTTCGAGCACGTGTACTTCGCCCGGCCGGACTCCGTCATCGACGACACGCTCGTATACGAAGCCCGTCGCGATCTCGGGCGCGCGCTGTGGGATGAAGCCGGGATCGACTCGGACGTGGTCATGCCAGTCCCCGACTCCGGGCGGGCGTTCGCCTCGGGGTACGCCGACGCGGCCGCCGAGGACGGCGCAGACGTAGAGTTCGCCGAGGGACTGATGAAGAACCGATACGTTGGACGGACGTTCATCATGCCGACCCAGGACGAGCGCGAGCGTGCGGTGCGACTCAAGCTGAACCCGATCCGCTCGACAGTCGAGGGGAAGACGGTCACCCTGATCGACGACTCCATCGTGCGCGGCACCACCTCGACACAGCTCGTGCAGTTGCTCCGCGACGCCGGTGCCGAAGCCGTGCACGTTCGGATCGGCGCGCCGGCCATCATCGCGCCGTGTTACATGGGCATCGACATGGCCACGCGCGAGGAGCTGATCGCCGCGGACCAGTCGGTCGAGGAGGTGCGCGAGGAGATCGGTGCGGACTCGCTGTCGTATCTGTCGGTCGACGCCGTCGCAGGCGCACTGTCGTCCACGACGGCGGACCTCTGTCTCGGCTGCGTCACAGGCGAGTATCCGTACGACATCGACGGCGAGGCGACCGACCGCGACGTGACCCGGCCGACCGTCGGGGCGCCGTCGCCCGCCGACGATTGA
- a CDS encoding DUF420 domain-containing protein, which produces MSTDAPTPLARFRGFAREHSLGVAGLLSAVALGLVFAVVGGVVPATVLPRAPSAVLEAIPTLNAVVSLAAIVTISLGVRAARNRDFETHRRYMLASTGLFGAFLAMYLYRLTLLGTTDFGGPGVVERFVYLPLLAVHILLAIVCVPLVVYVLTLAATRPLADLFDTAHRRIGRVAAALWLVSFALGVAVYVLLYLVY; this is translated from the coding sequence ATGAGTACGGACGCTCCGACACCGTTGGCCCGGTTCCGCGGATTCGCACGCGAGCACAGCCTCGGCGTTGCCGGACTCCTCTCTGCGGTCGCGCTCGGACTCGTATTCGCCGTCGTCGGGGGCGTCGTTCCCGCGACTGTCCTGCCTCGGGCGCCCTCCGCGGTGCTGGAAGCGATCCCGACGCTCAATGCAGTGGTCTCGCTCGCGGCTATCGTCACGATCTCGCTCGGGGTGCGTGCGGCCCGGAACCGCGACTTCGAAACGCACCGCCGGTACATGCTCGCCTCGACCGGCCTGTTCGGCGCGTTCCTGGCGATGTACCTCTACCGACTCACGCTCCTTGGGACGACTGACTTCGGCGGTCCGGGGGTCGTCGAACGGTTCGTCTACCTCCCGCTGCTCGCCGTGCACATCCTCCTCGCGATCGTCTGCGTCCCGCTCGTCGTGTACGTACTGACGCTCGCGGCGACGCGACCCCTGGCAGACCTGTTTGACACCGCACACAGGCGGATCGGGCGGGTGGCTGCCGCGCTGTGGCTCGTCTCGTTCGCCCTCGGCGTCGCCGTCTACGTCCTCCTGTATCTCGTGTACTGA
- a CDS encoding DHH family phosphoesterase has translation MGKCIICGASVDGRICSSHEEDVVFEFRGNDPNQLKPNRFYSGIVDGYADFGVFIDLSSNVTGLLHRSELDRRLESLDWEPGDEVFVQVKNVRENGNVDLAWSIRQSEREFRGVLAQDGTEEVEPDSNDSEDGSGDSAVTHKPTPDEPGTDDESEAADEPNDGGDGSTTEAEADDSGSEGGQSQAAQGASEDSDDGDDGDDVEAVREQKQSTPDDDGERVDIGTLSDRVGETIRIEGEVVGARQTGGPTVFELRDETGVVDCAAFVQAGVRAYPEIEVGDIVRLEGDVEVRRNEIQVETDALAALEGNESAAVERRLADALTDEARPDGVVTLGEHPAIETVGDDLLEAAEAVRRAVIESRPIVVRHAATADGYVAGAAVERAVLPLIREEHAKSDAEYHYFTRRPLDEPVYDMDAATKDATRMLQDRDRHGEQLPLVLLLGTGSTVESEDGLDLLGVYDAERVVVDAATADPEIADAVATLVNPGLAGAETADLTTGAIASVLAATVNGDVTDDLAHLPAVSYWEGTPEAYADLATDAGVDADRVTELREAIALEAYYQSYQDKRELITDILFDSEGGDLAGHIAGQFREKLETELETAEANIEEREVDDFTFAALDADAYSHRFDFPSTTLLADELQRRGERDATVVYGTDELYVRADGDVDVRSAAGDAAMAVPDAGVTAVGVRQGRIEYLAGRRDEVTDAVVDAVAGQLND, from the coding sequence ATGGGTAAGTGTATCATCTGTGGTGCGTCCGTGGACGGACGCATCTGCTCCTCCCACGAGGAAGACGTCGTCTTCGAGTTCCGCGGCAACGACCCGAACCAACTGAAACCGAACCGATTCTACAGCGGCATCGTCGACGGCTACGCCGACTTCGGCGTGTTCATCGACCTGTCGTCCAACGTCACCGGCCTCCTGCACCGCTCCGAACTCGACCGCCGGCTCGAGTCGCTCGACTGGGAGCCCGGAGACGAGGTGTTCGTCCAGGTGAAGAACGTGCGCGAGAACGGCAACGTCGACCTCGCGTGGTCCATCCGGCAGTCCGAGCGAGAGTTCCGCGGCGTGCTCGCTCAGGACGGGACCGAGGAAGTCGAGCCCGACTCGAACGACAGCGAGGACGGCAGCGGCGACTCCGCCGTGACACACAAACCGACGCCCGACGAGCCCGGCACCGACGACGAGTCCGAGGCGGCCGACGAGCCCAACGATGGCGGCGACGGATCGACGACAGAGGCCGAGGCCGACGACAGCGGGTCCGAGGGCGGCCAATCGCAGGCGGCCCAGGGCGCGTCCGAAGACAGCGACGACGGCGACGACGGCGACGACGTCGAGGCCGTCCGCGAACAGAAGCAGTCGACGCCCGACGACGACGGCGAGCGCGTTGACATCGGCACGTTGTCCGACCGCGTCGGCGAGACGATCCGCATCGAAGGCGAGGTCGTCGGCGCGCGCCAGACGGGCGGTCCGACGGTGTTCGAACTGCGCGACGAGACGGGCGTCGTCGACTGCGCGGCCTTCGTGCAGGCCGGCGTCCGCGCCTACCCCGAGATCGAGGTCGGCGACATCGTTCGCCTCGAGGGCGACGTGGAGGTCCGGCGCAACGAGATACAGGTCGAAACGGATGCGCTGGCGGCGCTCGAGGGAAATGAGAGCGCGGCCGTCGAGCGACGCTTGGCCGACGCGCTGACGGACGAAGCCCGCCCCGACGGCGTCGTCACCCTCGGCGAGCACCCGGCGATCGAGACCGTCGGCGACGACCTGCTCGAGGCCGCCGAAGCCGTCCGCCGCGCGGTCATCGAGTCCCGCCCGATCGTCGTTCGCCACGCCGCCACCGCCGACGGCTACGTCGCCGGCGCGGCCGTCGAGCGCGCGGTCCTCCCGCTGATCCGCGAGGAGCACGCCAAGAGCGACGCCGAGTACCACTACTTCACGCGCCGGCCGCTCGACGAGCCGGTGTACGACATGGACGCGGCGACGAAGGACGCGACCCGGATGCTCCAGGACCGCGACCGCCACGGCGAGCAGCTCCCGCTCGTGCTCCTGCTGGGCACCGGCTCGACCGTCGAGTCCGAGGACGGGCTCGACCTGCTGGGCGTCTACGACGCCGAGCGCGTCGTCGTCGACGCCGCGACGGCGGATCCCGAGATCGCCGACGCGGTCGCGACGCTCGTCAACCCCGGGCTCGCGGGCGCCGAGACCGCCGACCTGACCACCGGCGCGATCGCGTCGGTGCTGGCTGCGACCGTGAACGGGGACGTGACCGACGACCTCGCGCACCTCCCGGCGGTGAGTTACTGGGAGGGGACACCCGAGGCGTACGCCGACCTCGCGACCGACGCCGGCGTCGACGCCGATCGCGTCACCGAGTTGCGCGAGGCAATCGCGCTGGAGGCGTACTACCAGAGCTACCAGGACAAGCGCGAACTGATCACCGACATCCTCTTCGACAGCGAGGGCGGCGACCTCGCGGGCCACATCGCGGGACAGTTCCGCGAGAAGCTGGAGACGGAACTGGAGACCGCCGAGGCGAACATCGAGGAGCGAGAGGTCGACGACTTCACCTTCGCCGCGCTCGACGCCGACGCGTACAGCCACCGCTTCGACTTCCCGTCGACGACGCTGCTGGCCGACGAACTCCAGCGGCGGGGCGAGCGCGACGCGACGGTCGTGTACGGCACCGACGAGCTGTACGTGCGCGCCGACGGCGACGTCGACGTGCGCTCGGCCGCCGGCGACGCCGCGATGGCGGTGCCCGACGCGGGCGTCACCGCCGTCGGCGTTCGCCAGGGCCGCATCGAGTACCTCGCCGGCCGCCGCGACGAGGTGACCGACGCCGTCGTCGACGCGGTCGCGGGACAGCTGAACGACTGA
- a CDS encoding thymidine kinase — MHAITGSGWIEVISGSMFSGKTEELLRRLRRAEIAGQEIAVFTPALDDRYGETTIGTHNGRSWEASVVDNEDEGPWDIADELNGEMVVAIDEANFFSDALVEVCQALAEDDRRVIVSGTDQTYRGEPFHPLPDLMAVAEYVDKLQAICAECGEPATRNQRLIEGEPAHVDDPTILVGAEESYQARCRDCHVLRRD, encoded by the coding sequence ATGCACGCGATCACCGGCTCCGGCTGGATCGAGGTCATCTCGGGTTCGATGTTCTCCGGAAAGACCGAGGAACTCCTCCGACGGCTTCGTCGCGCGGAGATCGCGGGCCAGGAGATAGCCGTCTTCACGCCCGCGCTCGACGACCGCTACGGCGAGACGACCATCGGCACCCACAACGGCCGCTCGTGGGAGGCGAGCGTCGTCGACAACGAGGACGAGGGGCCGTGGGACATCGCGGACGAATTGAACGGCGAGATGGTCGTCGCGATCGACGAGGCGAACTTCTTCTCGGACGCACTCGTCGAGGTCTGTCAGGCGCTGGCGGAGGACGACCGACGCGTCATCGTCTCCGGAACCGACCAGACGTACCGCGGGGAGCCGTTCCACCCGCTGCCGGACCTGATGGCCGTCGCCGAGTACGTCGACAAGCTCCAAGCCATCTGCGCGGAGTGCGGGGAGCCGGCAACGCGTAACCAGCGGCTCATCGAGGGCGAGCCGGCCCACGTCGACGATCCGACGATCCTCGTCGGTGCCGAAGAGAGCTATCAGGCGCGGTGTCGGGACTGTCACGTGCTCCGTCGCGACTGA
- a CDS encoding 50S ribosomal protein L37e has translation MTGAGTPSQGKKNKTTHVKCRRCGEKSYHVKKKKCSSCGFGKSAKRRDYEWQSKAGDN, from the coding sequence ATGACCGGAGCCGGAACGCCGTCTCAGGGGAAGAAGAACAAGACGACGCACGTCAAGTGTCGACGCTGCGGCGAGAAGTCCTACCACGTGAAAAAGAAGAAGTGCTCCTCGTGCGGCTTCGGCAAGTCCGCCAAGCGCCGCGACTACGAGTGGCAGTCGAAGGCCGGCGACAACTGA
- a CDS encoding ribonuclease J: MEVEIATIGGYEEVGRQMTAVRAGNDIVVFDMGLNLSQVLIHDNVETEKMHSLDLIDMGAIPDDRIMSDMEGDVQAIVPTHGHLDHIGAISKLAHRYDAPIVSAPFTIELVKQQVKSENKFNVDNDLVKMEAGETMSIGDSGNVELEFVHVTHSIIDAINPVVHTPEGAVVYGLDKRMDHSPVLEDPIDMKRFREIGREGNGVLAYIEDCTNAGRKGRTPSESHARNHLKDTLMSIEDYDGGIVATTFSSHVSRVSSLVEFAQDIGREPVLLGRSMEKYSGTAERLDFVDFPDDLGMYGHRKSVDRTFKRIMQEGKEKYLPIVTGHQGEPRAMLTRMGRGETPYELDDGDKVVFSARVIPEPTNEGQRYQSERLLKMQGARIYDDIHVSGHLREEGHYQMLDALEPQHVIPAHQDMKGFAPYVDLASRKGYKLGRDLHVTQNGNMIQLTE, from the coding sequence ATGGAAGTAGAAATCGCAACAATTGGCGGCTACGAGGAAGTCGGTCGCCAGATGACGGCAGTTCGCGCAGGGAACGACATCGTCGTGTTCGACATGGGCCTCAACCTGAGTCAGGTCCTGATTCACGACAACGTCGAGACGGAGAAGATGCACAGCCTGGACCTTATCGACATGGGCGCCATTCCGGACGACCGGATCATGAGCGACATGGAGGGCGACGTCCAGGCGATCGTGCCGACGCACGGTCACCTCGACCACATCGGCGCCATCTCGAAGCTGGCACACCGCTACGACGCGCCCATCGTCTCGGCGCCGTTCACCATCGAACTGGTCAAACAGCAGGTGAAAAGCGAGAACAAGTTCAACGTCGACAACGACCTCGTGAAGATGGAGGCCGGTGAGACGATGTCTATCGGCGATTCGGGCAACGTCGAACTGGAGTTCGTCCACGTCACGCACTCTATCATCGACGCGATCAATCCGGTCGTCCACACGCCCGAGGGCGCGGTCGTCTACGGCCTCGACAAGCGCATGGACCACTCGCCGGTCCTCGAGGACCCGATCGACATGAAGCGGTTCCGCGAGATCGGTCGCGAGGGCAACGGCGTTCTCGCGTACATCGAGGACTGTACCAACGCAGGCCGGAAAGGCCGAACGCCCTCGGAGTCTCACGCGCGAAATCACCTCAAGGACACGCTGATGAGCATCGAGGACTACGACGGCGGCATCGTCGCAACGACGTTCTCCTCGCACGTCTCGCGCGTCTCCTCGCTCGTCGAGTTCGCACAGGATATCGGCCGCGAACCGGTGCTGCTCGGCCGTTCGATGGAAAAGTACAGCGGCACCGCCGAGCGGCTGGACTTCGTCGACTTCCCGGACGACCTCGGGATGTACGGTCACCGCAAGTCCGTCGACCGGACGTTCAAGCGGATCATGCAGGAGGGCAAGGAGAAGTACCTCCCCATCGTGACGGGCCACCAGGGCGAACCGCGCGCGATGCTCACCCGCATGGGTCGCGGCGAGACCCCCTACGAACTGGACGACGGCGACAAGGTCGTCTTCTCGGCGCGGGTCATTCCCGAGCCGACGAACGAGGGCCAGCGCTACCAGTCCGAGCGCCTCCTGAAGATGCAGGGCGCGCGCATCTACGACGACATCCACGTGTCGGGCCACCTTCGCGAGGAGGGGCACTACCAGATGCTCGACGCGCTGGAGCCCCAGCACGTCATCCCAGCCCACCAGGACATGAAGGGCTTCGCGCCGTACGTCGACCTCGCGAGCCGCAAGGGGTACAAGCTCGGGCGCGACCTCCACGTCACGCAGAACGGCAACATGATCCAGCTGACCGAGTGA
- a CDS encoding LSM domain-containing protein, with protein MTGRPLDVLEEALDTPVTVHLKDGTAHFGVLAGYDQHMNVVLDPTELEGSTDDEVEDTTIIRGDNVVSINT; from the coding sequence ATGACTGGCCGCCCGCTCGACGTGCTCGAGGAGGCTCTGGACACTCCCGTGACGGTCCACCTCAAAGACGGCACCGCTCACTTCGGCGTTCTCGCTGGCTACGACCAACACATGAACGTCGTGCTCGACCCCACCGAACTGGAGGGTTCGACGGACGACGAGGTCGAAGACACAACGATTATCCGTGGCGACAACGTCGTTTCCATCAACACATGA
- a CDS encoding tRNA uridine(34) 5-carboxymethylaminomethyl modification radical SAM/GNAT enzyme Elp3, which produces MSGTAEPDPELSAYAEQSDEPEAFERACAHLVEQILDGEVDRDGLESAKLDACSAFSSPKVPQNTDLLQRAPEGRREAVREVVRRKPVRTASGVSPVAIMTSPHTCPHGKCLYCPGGPASEFDSSQSYTGHEPAAARGQQNDYDPYGQVTLRLEQLRHIGHPVDKAELILMGGTMTARSHDYQEWFVKRALQAMNEYDTDARPNPAEGRSFAQDPAAYDFEYLEDVKSRNEQADVRCVGITFETKPDWCDPEQIDRMLTLGGTKVEVGVQTTYERVNREMHRGHGNQASVDANRRLRDAAFKVGFHMMPGQPGMTAEMCREDFRQLFENPDWRPDYLKIYPTLVVRGTRVYDSWRRDEFEPLDNDEAADLVADAMDQIPKYCRLQRVQRDIPADFIDAGVWKSNLRQLAEQRADEKGYTLRDIRAREVGHNDADPRPEDVELDVVTYESGGGLEHFISFEDAERDLLIGFCRLRFPSYSHAAPGAGPAADGDAVRRELTDAALVRELHVYGSPATFDGAGDGGAAGGTAGSADDGDWQHRGYGRRLLREAEDIADDAGFPKLSVISGIGVRGYYRDKLGYHQDGPYVSKRL; this is translated from the coding sequence ATGAGCGGCACCGCAGAGCCGGACCCCGAGCTGTCGGCGTACGCCGAGCAGTCCGACGAGCCCGAGGCGTTCGAGCGCGCCTGCGCACACCTCGTCGAGCAGATTCTCGACGGCGAGGTCGACCGCGACGGCCTCGAATCCGCCAAGCTCGACGCCTGCTCGGCGTTCTCCTCGCCGAAGGTGCCCCAGAACACCGACCTCCTCCAGCGTGCCCCCGAGGGCCGGAGGGAGGCGGTCCGCGAGGTCGTCCGGCGCAAGCCCGTGCGCACCGCCTCGGGCGTGTCGCCGGTCGCGATCATGACGTCGCCGCACACGTGCCCGCACGGGAAGTGCCTCTACTGCCCGGGCGGCCCCGCCTCCGAGTTCGACTCCTCCCAGAGCTACACCGGCCACGAGCCCGCCGCCGCTCGGGGCCAGCAGAACGACTACGACCCGTACGGCCAGGTCACCCTCCGCCTGGAGCAACTGCGCCACATCGGTCACCCGGTCGACAAGGCCGAGTTGATCCTCATGGGCGGGACGATGACCGCCCGCTCGCACGACTACCAGGAGTGGTTCGTCAAGCGGGCGCTGCAGGCGATGAACGAGTACGACACCGACGCGCGGCCGAACCCCGCCGAGGGGCGTAGTTTCGCGCAGGATCCGGCGGCGTACGACTTCGAATATCTGGAGGACGTGAAGTCGCGCAACGAACAGGCCGACGTGCGCTGCGTCGGCATCACGTTCGAGACGAAGCCCGACTGGTGTGACCCCGAGCAGATCGACCGGATGCTGACGCTCGGCGGCACGAAGGTCGAGGTCGGCGTCCAGACGACCTACGAGCGCGTGAACCGCGAGATGCACCGGGGCCACGGCAACCAGGCGTCGGTCGACGCGAACCGTCGGCTGCGCGACGCCGCGTTCAAGGTTGGCTTCCACATGATGCCGGGGCAGCCCGGAATGACCGCGGAGATGTGTCGGGAGGACTTCCGACAGCTGTTCGAGAACCCCGACTGGCGCCCGGACTACCTGAAGATCTACCCGACGCTCGTCGTCCGCGGCACCCGGGTGTACGACTCGTGGCGGCGCGACGAGTTCGAGCCGCTCGACAACGACGAGGCCGCCGATCTCGTCGCCGACGCGATGGATCAGATCCCGAAGTACTGCCGGCTCCAGCGCGTCCAGCGCGACATCCCCGCCGACTTCATCGACGCCGGCGTCTGGAAGTCGAACCTCCGGCAACTGGCCGAGCAGCGCGCAGACGAGAAGGGCTACACCCTGCGTGACATCCGCGCCCGCGAGGTCGGGCACAACGACGCCGACCCGCGCCCCGAAGACGTCGAACTGGACGTGGTGACCTACGAGTCCGGCGGCGGGCTGGAACACTTCATCTCCTTCGAGGACGCCGAACGGGACCTGCTGATCGGGTTCTGTCGCCTCCGGTTCCCGTCGTACTCACACGCCGCGCCGGGCGCCGGCCCCGCGGCCGACGGCGACGCCGTGCGCCGGGAACTGACGGACGCGGCGCTCGTCCGGGAACTTCACGTGTACGGGTCGCCGGCGACGTTCGACGGCGCGGGCGACGGGGGAGCCGCGGGCGGAACCGCCGGGTCCGCCGACGACGGGGACTGGCAACACCGCGGGTACGGTCGGCGGCTGCTCCGAGAGGCCGAGGACATCGCCGACGACGCCGGCTTCCCGAAGCTCTCTGTGATCTCCGGGATCGGCGTGCGCGGCTACTACCGGGACAAGCTCGGCTACCACCAGGACGGCCCGTACGTGAGCAAGCGACTGTAG
- a CDS encoding YIP1 family protein has protein sequence MTTWVDDPEGGRARGPSAVARAWAEVLVRPVRFFGTGVAPGDQAPGLVFAVCVAVAFAGGRFLFDPASIPTAFGGPAISAVVSLLFVAVFVAPAGLHLTAALQTVLLILFVRDRAGISETVQVIAYATAPCALAGPPVPELRAACALYGAGLLVMGIREVHETTTVRAVAATVVPASLVFGSGFRGFDAIATLLARWYII, from the coding sequence GTGACGACGTGGGTTGACGATCCCGAGGGGGGGCGGGCACGCGGCCCGAGCGCGGTCGCCCGCGCGTGGGCGGAGGTACTCGTTCGACCGGTTCGCTTCTTCGGCACCGGCGTCGCGCCCGGGGATCAAGCGCCGGGCCTCGTCTTCGCCGTCTGCGTCGCCGTTGCGTTCGCCGGCGGTCGGTTCCTCTTCGATCCCGCGAGCATCCCGACGGCGTTCGGCGGGCCGGCGATCTCGGCGGTGGTCTCGCTCCTGTTCGTGGCCGTCTTCGTCGCGCCCGCGGGCCTCCACTTGACGGCGGCGCTGCAGACGGTGTTGCTGATCCTGTTCGTTCGCGACCGCGCGGGGATCAGCGAGACCGTCCAAGTGATCGCGTACGCGACGGCCCCCTGCGCGCTCGCCGGCCCGCCGGTTCCGGAGCTGCGTGCGGCGTGTGCGCTGTACGGCGCCGGACTGCTCGTCATGGGGATCCGCGAGGTCCACGAAACGACGACGGTCCGGGCGGTCGCGGCGACGGTCGTGCCGGCGTCGCTGGTGTTCGGCTCCGGCTTCCGCGGCTTCGACGCGATCGCGACCCTGCTGGCCCGATGGTACATTATCTGA
- a CDS encoding mechanosensitive ion channel family protein — MRLALLAALRETLEGFVTTEARLAATVVLLTSAGVTALLFTPRAVRIVHTLVRDRVLANERVPVEASEFDWRVPINAIVRTLQFAVLLGSGLAILVVWGYVDVALATVAAMAATLPTLAKALTSVGVVAAALIAIDVLESRLDDYAAESDAINQHQQGIVFRVLQVSVLVAAIVSGLTVWGIDLGGLLVGAGFLGIVIGTAARTTIGSLIAGFVLMFSRPFELGDWVEIDGEEGIVADITVINTRIRTASGEVVVIPNERVANATISNRTRMGQLRLSVDVGVDYDADLERAEAVVGEALADVNHVEDNPPTQVVPKSLSDSAVVLECRFWIDTPSAPKRALATAAVVREVKTALDDAGIKIPYPQREIAGREETGGFRVAEGDGDQIGAAAVPGDDD, encoded by the coding sequence ATGCGACTTGCGCTCCTCGCGGCCCTCCGGGAGACCCTCGAGGGGTTCGTGACGACCGAAGCGCGGCTGGCGGCGACGGTCGTCCTCCTCACGTCGGCGGGCGTGACGGCGCTGCTGTTCACGCCGCGGGCGGTACGGATCGTCCACACGCTCGTCCGCGACCGCGTGCTCGCGAACGAGCGCGTTCCAGTCGAGGCATCGGAGTTCGACTGGCGAGTCCCGATCAACGCAATCGTCCGCACCCTCCAGTTCGCGGTGCTGCTCGGTTCCGGGCTCGCGATCCTGGTCGTGTGGGGGTACGTCGACGTGGCGCTCGCGACGGTGGCCGCGATGGCCGCGACGCTGCCGACGCTGGCGAAGGCGCTCACGTCGGTCGGAGTCGTCGCCGCCGCGTTGATCGCGATCGACGTGTTGGAGTCTCGCCTCGACGACTACGCCGCCGAGTCCGACGCGATCAACCAACACCAGCAGGGGATCGTGTTCCGCGTGCTCCAGGTGTCGGTGCTGGTGGCCGCGATCGTGAGCGGACTCACGGTGTGGGGTATCGACCTGGGCGGCCTGCTCGTCGGCGCGGGGTTCCTCGGAATCGTGATCGGGACGGCCGCGCGCACGACCATCGGGTCGCTCATCGCCGGGTTCGTCCTCATGTTCTCGCGGCCGTTCGAGCTGGGCGACTGGGTCGAGATCGACGGCGAGGAGGGGATCGTCGCGGACATCACCGTGATCAACACCCGAATCCGCACCGCAAGCGGCGAGGTCGTCGTCATCCCGAACGAGCGCGTCGCCAACGCGACCATCTCCAACCGGACCCGGATGGGACAGCTCCGGCTTTCGGTCGACGTTGGCGTCGACTACGACGCCGATCTGGAGCGCGCAGAGGCGGTTGTCGGCGAGGCCCTCGCCGACGTGAACCACGTCGAGGACAATCCGCCGACGCAGGTGGTCCCGAAGTCGCTGAGCGACTCGGCCGTCGTGCTCGAGTGTCGGTTCTGGATCGACACGCCGAGCGCGCCAAAGCGCGCGCTGGCGACCGCCGCGGTCGTCCGCGAGGTGAAAACCGCCCTCGACGACGCCGGGATCAAGATCCCCTACCCGCAACGCGAGATCGCCGGCCGCGAGGAGACCGGCGGGTTCCGCGTCGCCGAGGGCGACGGCGACCAGATCGGAGCCGCGGCCGTTCCCGGTGACGACGACTGA